One Bombus vancouverensis nearcticus chromosome 7, iyBomVanc1_principal, whole genome shotgun sequence DNA window includes the following coding sequences:
- the Xpac gene encoding DNA repair protein complementing XP-A cells homolog Xpac has protein sequence MSITLNVNDPSKDEELIENCQHFKERAERNRQKALLLRKSKIVSHPYIRSENEDSEKSTSYKVQGQRVIDSGGGFLIEESDELEQQMLQIISKPAPILVDFPHCDECKNEFKDSYLLQTFNLSVCDNCRDPKGKHSLITKTEAKQEYLLKDCDLDKREPPLKCITKKNPHNANWGEMKLYLQLQIEQRALQVWGSEEKLLKEKELRDVKREGAKIKKFNKKIKQLRMQVRSSLYDKTSKASHTHEFGEDTYNEHDDTYTHTCITCGYEETYEKM, from the exons ATGTCTATTACGTTAAATGTAAATGATCCATCAAAGGATgaagaattaatagaaaattgtCAGCACTTTAAAGAACGTGCAGAGCGAAATCGTCAAAAAGCATTACTATTAAGAAAATCTAAAATAGTTTCTCATCCTTATATAAGGAG TGAGAACGAAGATTCAGAAAAGAGTACATCATATAAAGTTCAAGGACAACGTGTTATAGATAGTGGAGGAGGTTTTCTTATAGAAGAAAGTGATGAATTAGAACAACAaatg tTACAAATAATATCAAAACCTGCACCTATTCTTGTAGATTTTCCTCATTGCGATGAATGTAAGAATGAATTTAAAGACTCATATCTACtacaaacatttaatttatCTGTATGTGATAACTGCAG AGATCCTAAGGGCAAGCACTCTTTGATTACAAAAACAGAAGCAAAACAAGagtatttattaaaagattGTGATTTGGATAAAAGAGAACCTCCATTAAAATGTATTACTAAAAAAAATCCCCATAATGCAAATTGGGGTGAAATGAAATTGTATTTGCAACTACAAATAGAACAAAGAGCTTTACAAGTATGGGGTTctgaagaaaaattattaaaggaAAAAGAATTACGTGATGTTAAGAGGGAAGGagctaaaataaaaaaatttaacaaaaag ATTAAACAATTAAGAATGCAAGTCAGGAGCTCGTTATATGATAAAACATCAAAAGCTTCTCATACGCACGAGTTTGGAGAAGATACATATAATGAACATGAtgatacatatacacacacttGCATTACTTGTGGATATGAAGAAACATacgaaaaaatgtaa